Proteins encoded by one window of Hafnia alvei:
- a CDS encoding co-chaperone GroES: MNIRPLHDRVIVKRKEVESKSAGGIVLTGSAAGKSTRGEIVAVGKGRILENGEVKPLDVKVGDIVIFNDGYGVKAEKIDNEEVLIMSESDILAVVEA, encoded by the coding sequence ATGAATATTCGCCCATTGCATGACCGTGTAATCGTCAAGCGTAAAGAAGTCGAGTCCAAATCAGCTGGCGGCATCGTTCTGACCGGCTCCGCTGCAGGTAAATCTACCCGTGGCGAAATCGTCGCTGTCGGTAAAGGTCGCATTTTGGAAAATGGCGAAGTGAAGCCGCTGGACGTTAAAGTTGGCGACATCGTTATTTTCAACGATGGTTACGGCGTGAAAGCAGAGAAGATCGACAATGAAGAAGTGTTGATCATGTCCGAAAGCGACATCCTGGCTGTAGTCGAAGCGTAA
- the dhaL gene encoding dihydroxyacetone kinase subunit DhaL codes for MSLTKQQIVNWLMRCGDVFAEQKDFLTQLDTEIGDADHGLNMNRGFNKVVEKLPSFADKDIGFILKNTGMTLLSSVGGASGPLFGTFFIRASQSTAAKQSLSLIELTQMLKEGVEGVVSRGKAEPNDKTMCDVWWPVVASLEASSQKDLPVPQALDLAVEAARQGLESTITMQARKGRASYLGERSIGHQDPGATSAWLMMQTLAAVTH; via the coding sequence ATGTCACTGACTAAACAACAGATCGTTAACTGGCTCATGCGCTGCGGCGATGTATTTGCCGAACAGAAAGATTTTCTCACCCAGCTCGATACCGAAATCGGCGACGCCGACCACGGTCTAAACATGAACCGAGGTTTTAATAAAGTCGTCGAAAAGCTGCCTTCATTCGCCGATAAAGACATTGGTTTCATCCTGAAAAACACAGGCATGACGCTACTTTCCAGCGTAGGAGGAGCCAGCGGCCCGCTATTCGGCACCTTCTTTATTCGTGCATCGCAAAGCACCGCCGCCAAACAAAGCCTGTCGCTTATCGAACTCACTCAAATGCTGAAAGAAGGCGTGGAAGGCGTGGTTAGCCGCGGCAAAGCAGAACCGAATGACAAAACTATGTGTGACGTTTGGTGGCCTGTCGTGGCATCACTTGAAGCCTCGAGCCAAAAAGATCTGCCGGTGCCACAGGCGCTAGATTTGGCCGTTGAAGCTGCTCGCCAGGGATTGGAAAGCACCATCACCATGCAGGCCCGTAAAGGTCGTGCCAGCTATTTGGGCGAGCGCAGTATTGGCCATCAAGATCCGGGCGCAACCTCTGCGTGGTTGATGATGCAAACCTTAGCAGCCGTCACCCACTAG
- a CDS encoding DUF4156 domain-containing protein translates to MRIKGLLGLTAVMLLAGCSSTTQLDTAGQQIKFTDTKPGTECQLLGEVTGSQSNWMSGQGGESSSMRGAANDLRNKAAAMGGNVIYGAVSPSENFWSSFAPLDSKMSGQVYKCPN, encoded by the coding sequence ATGCGGATTAAAGGTTTATTGGGCCTGACGGCAGTGATGCTGTTGGCTGGCTGTAGCTCGACGACGCAGCTGGACACCGCAGGTCAGCAAATTAAATTCACTGATACCAAGCCAGGCACTGAATGCCAGCTGTTGGGCGAAGTAACGGGTTCTCAAAGCAACTGGATGTCTGGTCAGGGCGGAGAGTCTAGCTCTATGCGCGGCGCAGCAAATGATTTACGTAATAAAGCCGCAGCCATGGGTGGCAACGTTATCTACGGCGCAGTGAGCCCAAGCGAGAACTTCTGGTCTAGCTTTGCACCGCTAGACAGCAAGATGAGCGGCCAAGTGTATAAATGCCCTAATTGA
- the dhaM gene encoding dihydroxyacetone kinase phosphoryl donor subunit DhaM — translation MVNIVVVSHSAKLADGVAELAAQMIQNGCRLAVAAGVDDPDHPIGTDAIKVMQAIEEVFDPSGVLIMMDLGSALLSAETALELLDPEMSAHVKACSAPLVEGTLAAVVAASAGASLEAVEREAQSALQAKKAQLGEQEPTHAPAPNQAASLSCDDQGVNWNVLNPNGLHVRPAAKLANALASFDAELVLYKIDDVKGNRHADPRSLNQLALLQVRKGDEIRLVAKGTQAKEALAAFQQLAQTNFGEIITSDISGGLTLQGKSVMDTQVSAPAFVLPTQDINVPNHPILSDRVEIEQQRLRQAIAKTLQDLNRLADRTNQLLGKQHAGIFGAHSMLIDDPDLQNSAFNRIASQLCSAETAWQTELTEMADAYRELDDEYLQARELDIRDILQRTLLHLAGETQEIQNPSVPSIILARELMPSDAIMLDRRLVLGIVLTQGNALSHAAILANAMGIPMIVGVGDSLKQAQEGQKITLNAARGEVILGC, via the coding sequence ATGGTCAACATCGTTGTAGTATCTCACAGCGCAAAACTGGCTGATGGCGTAGCAGAACTCGCCGCCCAAATGATCCAAAACGGCTGCCGCTTAGCTGTTGCCGCTGGGGTGGACGATCCCGATCATCCGATAGGCACTGACGCGATTAAAGTGATGCAGGCGATCGAAGAGGTATTCGATCCCTCTGGCGTGTTGATTATGATGGATCTCGGCAGTGCATTACTCAGCGCTGAAACGGCGCTGGAACTGCTTGATCCTGAAATGAGCGCGCACGTTAAAGCTTGTTCCGCCCCCCTCGTCGAAGGTACGTTAGCCGCGGTCGTTGCGGCGTCGGCGGGCGCTTCACTGGAAGCTGTCGAACGCGAAGCTCAATCAGCGCTCCAAGCCAAAAAAGCCCAGCTCGGTGAGCAAGAACCCACTCATGCCCCAGCGCCTAATCAGGCTGCTTCGCTATCTTGCGACGACCAAGGCGTCAATTGGAACGTGTTAAATCCAAATGGATTACATGTTCGTCCTGCCGCTAAGCTCGCTAACGCCTTAGCCTCTTTTGATGCCGAACTGGTGCTGTATAAGATCGATGACGTAAAAGGAAATCGCCATGCCGATCCGCGCAGCCTTAACCAACTGGCGTTATTACAGGTGCGGAAAGGCGATGAAATCCGCCTAGTCGCCAAAGGTACGCAGGCAAAAGAAGCATTGGCAGCGTTTCAACAGTTGGCGCAGACAAACTTTGGCGAAATTATTACATCCGATATCAGCGGCGGTCTAACACTACAAGGCAAATCAGTGATGGATACGCAGGTTAGCGCCCCCGCATTTGTCCTGCCCACACAGGATATCAATGTACCCAATCATCCAATTTTGTCGGATCGCGTGGAGATCGAGCAGCAGCGGCTACGTCAAGCCATTGCTAAAACGTTGCAGGATCTTAATCGACTTGCGGATCGCACGAACCAACTACTCGGCAAACAGCACGCGGGGATCTTCGGCGCACACAGTATGCTCATCGACGATCCCGACCTGCAAAACTCGGCTTTTAACCGCATCGCGAGCCAGCTATGCAGCGCCGAAACAGCTTGGCAGACTGAGCTAACCGAGATGGCGGATGCATACCGAGAATTAGACGACGAATACCTGCAAGCGCGTGAATTAGACATTCGGGATATTTTACAGCGCACGTTGCTTCATCTGGCGGGCGAAACCCAGGAAATACAAAACCCGAGCGTACCGTCCATTATATTAGCGCGTGAACTGATGCCTTCAGATGCCATTATGCTCGACCGCCGCTTGGTTCTGGGCATCGTACTCACCCAAGGCAACGCCCTGTCCCATGCCGCTATTTTAGCGAATGCTATGGGTATTCCAATGATTGTTGGCGTGGGCGATAGCTTGAAACAAGCGCAGGAAGGACAAAAAATAACCTTGAATGCAGCACGCGGGGAAGTGATTTTAGGTTGTTAG
- a CDS encoding glutathionylspermidine synthase family protein, with protein sequence MKRVPISERPDWREKATEYGFQFHTMYGEPYWCEDAFYQFSMAQVEELEETTAELHQMCLKVVEKVIASDELMTKFQIPKHVWEFVRSSWRTQQPSLYSRLDLAYDGVNPAKLLENNADTPTSLYESAFFQWIWLEDQIASGKLPQDADQFNSLQEKLIERFTELREAHGFGLLHMACCQDTEEDRGTVQYLQDCAHEAGLATEFVFIEDIGLGERGQFTDTQDQVISNLFKLYPWEFMLREIFSTKLEDAGVRWLEPAWKSIISNKALLPMLWEMFPNHPNLLPAYFADGNQPELDHYVVKPLFSREGANIRIVENGKEVASVDGPYGEEGMIIQQFHPLPKFGDSYVLIGSWLVNDQPAGMGIREDRSLITQDLSRYYPHVIVD encoded by the coding sequence ATGAAACGTGTACCTATTAGTGAGCGCCCGGACTGGCGCGAAAAGGCCACCGAATACGGTTTCCAATTTCATACCATGTATGGCGAACCTTACTGGTGTGAAGATGCTTTTTATCAGTTCAGCATGGCACAGGTTGAAGAGCTAGAAGAGACCACGGCTGAACTGCATCAGATGTGTTTAAAGGTGGTTGAGAAGGTTATCGCCAGCGATGAGCTGATGACGAAATTCCAAATCCCTAAACACGTTTGGGAGTTTGTTCGTAGCTCTTGGCGCACCCAGCAGCCTTCTCTGTATTCTCGTCTGGATTTGGCCTATGACGGCGTGAATCCAGCTAAGCTGTTGGAAAATAATGCAGATACGCCGACGTCGCTGTATGAGTCTGCGTTCTTCCAATGGATTTGGCTTGAAGATCAAATCGCATCTGGAAAACTTCCGCAGGATGCAGACCAGTTTAATAGCCTGCAAGAGAAGCTTATCGAACGCTTTACCGAGCTGAGAGAAGCGCATGGTTTTGGTTTGTTGCACATGGCGTGCTGTCAGGATACCGAAGAAGATCGTGGTACCGTTCAGTATCTGCAAGATTGCGCTCATGAAGCCGGTTTAGCCACCGAGTTTGTGTTTATTGAAGACATTGGCTTGGGCGAACGTGGCCAGTTCACGGATACGCAGGATCAGGTGATTAGCAACCTGTTCAAACTGTATCCGTGGGAGTTCATGCTGCGTGAGATTTTCTCTACCAAGTTGGAAGATGCCGGTGTGCGTTGGTTAGAACCCGCATGGAAAAGCATCATTTCTAACAAAGCGTTGCTGCCGATGCTATGGGAGATGTTCCCTAATCATCCAAACTTGCTGCCAGCCTATTTTGCCGATGGTAACCAGCCAGAGCTCGATCACTACGTGGTTAAACCGTTGTTTTCTCGCGAAGGCGCGAATATCCGCATCGTAGAAAACGGTAAAGAAGTGGCAAGCGTGGATGGCCCTTACGGTGAAGAAGGGATGATCATTCAGCAGTTCCACCCGCTACCAAAGTTTGGCGACAGCTATGTGCTGATCGGCAGTTGGCTGGTGAACGATCAGCCTGCGGGGATGGGCATTCGTGAAGATCGTAGCCTGATCACGCAAGATCTGTCGCGTTACTATCCGCATGTGATTGTGGACTGA
- the dhaK gene encoding dihydroxyacetone kinase subunit DhaK, translated as MKKLINQVETVLHEQILGLVEAHPELTLHQEPVFVTRADAPVAGKVGILSGGGSGHEPMHCGFIGEGMLDGACPGEIFTSPTPDQMYECGQAIDGGKGVLMIIKNYTGDVLNFETAAELLHDSGTQVGTILVDDDVAVKDSLYTAGRRGVANTVLIEKLLGAAAARGDSLDQLVELGHKLNNEGHSIGIALQACTVPAAGKPSFTLPDNVMEFGVGIHGEPGIERREFTTLNQTVDEMFATLLAHGKYQRTLRSWDRNAGEWKEQTQSKQPLQKGDRVIALVNNLGATPLSELYGVYHRLQHCCAELGLTIERKLIGSYCTSLDMQGISITLLKVDQETLSLWDAPVNTPALRWGM; from the coding sequence ATGAAAAAGCTAATCAACCAAGTCGAAACCGTATTACACGAACAAATTCTCGGATTAGTTGAAGCCCACCCCGAATTAACGCTTCACCAAGAACCCGTATTTGTCACCCGCGCCGACGCCCCCGTGGCTGGCAAAGTCGGTATCCTTTCCGGCGGTGGTAGCGGCCATGAACCTATGCACTGCGGTTTTATCGGCGAAGGTATGCTCGACGGCGCGTGTCCGGGCGAGATTTTCACATCGCCAACGCCGGATCAGATGTATGAATGCGGCCAAGCCATCGACGGTGGCAAAGGCGTGCTGATGATCATCAAAAACTACACCGGCGACGTTTTAAATTTTGAAACCGCGGCAGAACTGCTGCATGACAGCGGCACTCAGGTCGGCACAATTTTGGTCGATGACGATGTGGCAGTAAAAGACAGTTTATATACCGCCGGTCGCCGCGGTGTTGCCAACACGGTACTGATTGAAAAGCTACTTGGCGCAGCCGCTGCTCGCGGTGATTCACTCGATCAGCTCGTTGAATTGGGGCATAAACTCAACAACGAAGGCCATTCGATTGGCATCGCGCTTCAGGCCTGTACTGTTCCTGCGGCAGGAAAACCGTCCTTTACCCTGCCCGATAACGTGATGGAATTTGGTGTGGGTATCCACGGCGAACCCGGCATTGAACGCCGTGAATTTACCACGCTCAATCAAACCGTCGATGAGATGTTTGCCACTCTGCTCGCCCATGGTAAATATCAGCGCACGCTGCGTTCTTGGGATCGCAACGCAGGTGAATGGAAAGAACAAACGCAATCCAAACAGCCGCTGCAAAAAGGCGATCGCGTCATCGCTTTGGTCAATAATCTAGGCGCAACGCCGCTTTCCGAACTGTATGGCGTTTATCATCGCCTGCAACATTGCTGCGCAGAACTAGGCCTCACCATTGAGCGTAAATTAATCGGCTCTTACTGCACCTCACTCGATATGCAGGGTATTTCAATCACGCTGCTAAAAGTTGACCAAGAAACGCTGTCTCTTTGGGATGCACCCGTCAATACACCGGCTTTACGTTGGGGAATGTAA
- a CDS encoding DUF1190 family protein, with protein MKRTKNINRDAFRKSWRFAPVAIAVSAVFMLAGCEKTDETVSLYQNADDCSNANPSMSAQCKESYQNALKEAEKTAPKYASREDCIAEFGEGQCTQAPAQAGMAPGTNGEAQAQPQQSGSFWMPLMAGYMMGRMMGGGAYNQQPLFSSKSAASPANGKFVDATGKSYGPATAGGRTMNVPKTAMAPKPATTSTVTRGGFGESVAKQSTMQRSNAATGSKSGTRSMGG; from the coding sequence ATGAAACGGACCAAGAATATTAACCGCGATGCTTTCCGCAAAAGCTGGCGTTTTGCGCCAGTGGCTATTGCCGTAAGCGCCGTGTTCATGCTGGCAGGCTGTGAGAAAACGGATGAAACCGTATCTCTGTATCAAAACGCAGACGACTGTAGCAACGCGAATCCTTCAATGAGCGCTCAGTGCAAAGAGTCATATCAAAATGCGCTGAAAGAAGCGGAAAAAACCGCGCCGAAATATGCGTCGCGTGAAGACTGTATTGCCGAGTTTGGCGAAGGCCAATGTACTCAGGCCCCAGCTCAGGCCGGTATGGCTCCGGGCACTAATGGCGAAGCGCAGGCTCAGCCTCAGCAGAGCGGCAGCTTCTGGATGCCTTTGATGGCAGGTTACATGATGGGCCGAATGATGGGTGGTGGTGCATACAACCAACAGCCACTGTTTAGCTCTAAATCAGCCGCAAGCCCTGCTAATGGTAAATTTGTGGATGCGACCGGCAAAAGCTACGGCCCTGCAACCGCTGGTGGCCGTACCATGAATGTACCGAAAACGGCGATGGCTCCAAAACCAGCAACGACCTCAACCGTAACCCGCGGTGGCTTTGGTGAGAGCGTGGCTAAACAGAGCACTATGCAGCGTAGCAATGCCGCGACCGGAAGCAAATCCGGCACCCGCAGCATGGGTGGCTAA
- a CDS encoding glycerol dehydrogenase, producing the protein MLKVIQSPSKYIQGANALQSIGQYAKMLANNYFVIADDFVMKLAGDTVGSSLKQHDVEGHFALFGGECSHKEINRLIEELKKHGCQGVIGIGGGKTLDTAKAIAFYQKLPVLVVPTIASTDAPTSALSVIYSEEGEFEEYLMYPTNPDMVVMDTAIIAKAPVRLLVAGMGDALSTYFEAQACYDAHAVSMAGGESTLAAVTLARLCYETLLEEGYKAKLAVEAGVATTAVERIVEANTYLSGIGFESSGLAAAHAIHNGFTVLEECHHLYHGEKVAFGTLTQLVLQNSSSEQIETVLDFCLQVGLPVTLKEMGVKADDKLEEKIMAVAKASCAEGETIHNMPFKVTPEQVFAAILAADRLGQAWLK; encoded by the coding sequence ATGTTGAAAGTCATCCAGTCTCCATCCAAATACATTCAAGGTGCCAACGCACTGCAATCAATCGGTCAGTACGCAAAAATGTTAGCCAATAACTACTTTGTTATCGCTGATGATTTTGTGATGAAACTTGCAGGCGATACCGTTGGCAGCAGCTTAAAACAGCACGATGTTGAGGGCCACTTCGCCCTGTTTGGCGGCGAATGTAGCCATAAAGAAATCAATCGCCTGATTGAAGAACTGAAAAAACACGGCTGCCAAGGCGTGATTGGTATCGGCGGTGGGAAAACGCTAGATACCGCCAAAGCCATCGCGTTTTATCAAAAACTTCCTGTTCTGGTTGTGCCAACCATCGCCTCTACCGATGCGCCAACCAGTGCCCTTTCCGTCATCTATAGTGAAGAAGGCGAGTTTGAAGAGTATCTGATGTATCCAACCAACCCAGATATGGTTGTGATGGACACCGCCATCATTGCCAAAGCGCCGGTGCGCTTACTGGTTGCGGGTATGGGCGACGCACTCTCTACCTATTTCGAAGCTCAAGCCTGTTACGACGCACACGCTGTCAGCATGGCTGGCGGTGAATCAACGCTCGCGGCCGTGACATTGGCTCGCCTGTGCTACGAAACCCTGCTTGAAGAAGGCTACAAAGCGAAGCTGGCCGTTGAAGCTGGAGTGGCGACCACCGCAGTAGAACGCATCGTTGAAGCCAACACTTACCTGAGCGGCATCGGCTTTGAAAGCTCCGGTTTAGCAGCGGCGCATGCAATCCATAACGGCTTCACCGTTTTGGAAGAGTGCCACCACCTATATCACGGTGAAAAAGTCGCTTTCGGTACTTTGACTCAGCTCGTACTGCAAAACAGCAGCAGTGAGCAGATCGAAACCGTGCTCGATTTCTGTTTACAGGTCGGCCTGCCTGTCACGCTCAAAGAAATGGGCGTTAAGGCCGACGATAAGTTAGAAGAAAAAATCATGGCGGTAGCCAAAGCCAGCTGCGCCGAAGGTGAAACTATTCACAACATGCCGTTCAAAGTCACTCCAGAACAAGTGTTCGCTGCCATCTTGGCCGCCGACCGTTTGGGTCAGGCGTGGTTGAAATAA
- the aspA gene encoding aspartate ammonia-lyase, with translation MSNNIRIEEDLLGTREVPADAYYGVHTLRAIENFYISNNKISDIPEFVRGMVMVKKAAALANKELHTIPRKIADTIILACDEVLNNGKCMDQFPVDVYQGGAGTSVNMNTNEVLANIGLELMGHQKGEYQYLNPNDHLNKCQSTNDAYPTGFRIAVYSSIMKLLDAINQLREGFDRKAKEFENILKMGRTQLQDAVPMTLGQEFKAYSVLLKEEVKNLQRTSELLLEVNLGATAIGTGLNTPEGYSQLAVQKLSEVSGLQCSVAEDLIEATSDCGAYVMVHGALKRLAVKLSKICNDLRLLSSGPRTGLNEINLPELQAGSSIMPAKVNPVVPEVVNQLCFKVIGNDTTVTMAAEAGQLQLNVMEPVIGQAMFESISILTNGCYNLLEKCINGITANKEVCESYVFNSIGIVTYLNPFIGHHNGDIVGKICAETGKNVREVVLERGLLTEAELDDIFSVENLMHPAYKAKRYTDESEQ, from the coding sequence ATGTCAAACAACATTCGTATTGAAGAAGACCTGTTAGGCACCCGTGAAGTTCCAGCAGACGCTTATTATGGTGTTCACACTCTGCGAGCAATTGAAAACTTTTATATCAGCAACAACAAAATCAGCGATATCCCTGAATTTGTTCGCGGCATGGTTATGGTAAAAAAAGCTGCTGCTCTCGCCAATAAAGAGTTACACACCATTCCGCGCAAAATTGCCGATACTATTATTCTTGCTTGTGACGAAGTATTGAACAACGGCAAATGCATGGATCAATTCCCTGTAGACGTATATCAGGGTGGTGCAGGTACTTCCGTTAATATGAACACCAACGAAGTTCTGGCAAACATCGGTCTGGAACTGATGGGTCACCAGAAAGGTGAATATCAATACCTGAACCCGAACGATCACCTGAACAAATGCCAGTCTACCAACGATGCTTACCCTACCGGTTTCCGTATCGCGGTGTACTCTTCCATCATGAAACTGCTGGATGCAATCAACCAGCTGCGCGAAGGCTTCGATCGTAAAGCCAAAGAATTCGAAAACATTCTGAAAATGGGCCGTACCCAATTGCAGGATGCCGTACCTATGACTCTGGGTCAGGAATTCAAAGCCTACAGCGTATTGCTGAAAGAAGAAGTTAAGAACCTGCAACGCACCTCTGAGCTGCTGCTGGAAGTTAACTTGGGCGCGACCGCTATCGGTACTGGCCTGAACACGCCAGAAGGTTACTCTCAGTTAGCTGTGCAGAAACTGTCTGAAGTTAGCGGCCTGCAATGCTCTGTTGCAGAAGACCTGATCGAAGCAACCTCTGACTGCGGCGCATACGTGATGGTTCACGGTGCTCTGAAACGTCTGGCGGTTAAACTGTCTAAAATCTGTAACGACCTGCGTTTGCTGTCTTCTGGTCCACGTACCGGTTTGAACGAAATCAACCTGCCAGAACTGCAGGCTGGTTCTTCAATCATGCCAGCTAAAGTGAACCCAGTGGTTCCTGAAGTGGTTAACCAACTGTGCTTCAAAGTCATCGGTAACGACACCACCGTCACCATGGCTGCTGAAGCAGGCCAGCTGCAGTTGAACGTTATGGAACCGGTAATTGGTCAGGCGATGTTTGAATCCATCTCTATCCTGACTAACGGTTGCTACAACCTGCTGGAAAAATGCATCAACGGCATTACCGCAAACAAAGAAGTTTGTGAAAGCTATGTATTTAACTCTATCGGTATCGTAACTTACCTGAATCCGTTTATCGGCCACCACAACGGTGATATCGTTGGTAAAATCTGTGCCGAAACAGGTAAAAACGTGCGTGAAGTTGTTCTGGAACGCGGTCTGCTGACCGAAGCGGAACTGGACGACATCTTCTCTGTAGAGAACCTGATGCACCCTGCTTATAAAGCAAAACGTTATACTGACGAAAGCGAACAATAA
- the groL gene encoding chaperonin GroEL (60 kDa chaperone family; promotes refolding of misfolded polypeptides especially under stressful conditions; forms two stacked rings of heptamers to form a barrel-shaped 14mer; ends can be capped by GroES; misfolded proteins enter the barrel where they are refolded when GroES binds), with product MAAKDVKFGSDARVKMLRGVNVLADAVKVTLGPKGRNVVLDKSFGAPTITKDGVSVAREIELEDKFENMGAQMVKEVASKANDAAGDGTTTATVLAQAIVNEGLKAVAAGMNPMDLKRGIDKAVVAAVEELKKLSVPCSDSTAIAQVGTISANSDETVGKLIAEAMEKVGKEGVITVEEGTGLQDELDVVEGMQFDRGYLSPYFINKPETGSIELESPFILLADKKISNIREMLPVLEAVAKAGKPLLIIAEDVEGEALATLVVNTMRGIVKVAAVKAPGFGDRRKAMLQDIATLTGGTVISEEIGMELEKATLEDLGQAKRIVINKDTTIIIDGIGDEAAIQGRVGQIRKQIEDATSDYDREKLQERVAKLAGGVAVIKVGAATEVEMKEKKARVEDALHATRAAVEEGVVAGGGVALIRVAGKIAGLKGANEDQNVGIKVALRAMEAPLRQIVINAGEEASVIANNVKAGEGSYGYNAYSEEYGDMIEMGILDPTKVTRSALQYAASIAGLMITTECMVTDLRDDKADMGAAGGMGGMGGMGGMM from the coding sequence ATGGCAGCTAAAGACGTAAAATTTGGTAGCGACGCACGTGTGAAAATGCTTCGCGGCGTGAACGTACTGGCAGACGCAGTGAAAGTGACCCTGGGCCCTAAAGGCCGCAACGTCGTTCTGGATAAATCTTTCGGTGCGCCGACCATCACTAAAGATGGCGTGTCTGTTGCTCGTGAAATCGAACTGGAAGACAAGTTCGAAAACATGGGTGCACAGATGGTTAAAGAAGTTGCCTCTAAAGCGAACGACGCTGCAGGTGACGGTACTACCACCGCAACCGTACTGGCTCAGGCTATCGTTAACGAAGGTCTGAAAGCCGTTGCTGCTGGCATGAACCCAATGGATCTGAAACGCGGTATCGACAAAGCTGTCGTTGCTGCGGTTGAAGAACTGAAAAAACTGTCTGTGCCTTGCTCTGATTCCACTGCAATCGCTCAGGTAGGTACTATCTCTGCTAACTCCGACGAAACCGTGGGTAAACTGATCGCTGAAGCGATGGAAAAAGTTGGCAAAGAAGGCGTTATCACCGTTGAAGAAGGCACCGGTCTGCAAGACGAGCTGGACGTGGTTGAAGGTATGCAGTTCGATCGTGGCTACCTGTCTCCATACTTCATCAACAAGCCAGAAACGGGTTCTATCGAACTGGAAAGCCCGTTCATCCTGCTGGCTGACAAAAAAATCTCCAACATCCGCGAAATGCTGCCAGTGCTGGAAGCCGTTGCTAAAGCAGGTAAACCACTGCTGATCATCGCTGAAGACGTTGAAGGCGAAGCGTTGGCAACGTTGGTGGTTAACACCATGCGTGGCATCGTGAAAGTGGCTGCGGTTAAAGCTCCAGGCTTCGGCGACCGTCGTAAAGCTATGCTGCAAGACATCGCAACGCTGACTGGCGGTACCGTGATTTCTGAAGAAATCGGTATGGAACTGGAAAAAGCAACGCTGGAAGATCTGGGTCAGGCTAAACGTATCGTTATCAACAAAGACACCACTATCATCATCGATGGTATCGGTGACGAAGCTGCGATTCAGGGCCGTGTTGGTCAGATCCGTAAGCAGATCGAAGATGCAACTTCTGACTACGACCGTGAAAAACTGCAAGAGCGCGTAGCTAAACTGGCTGGCGGCGTTGCAGTTATCAAAGTCGGTGCTGCTACCGAAGTTGAAATGAAAGAGAAGAAAGCACGCGTAGAAGACGCCCTGCACGCAACTCGCGCAGCGGTAGAAGAAGGCGTGGTTGCTGGTGGTGGTGTTGCCCTGATCCGTGTTGCTGGCAAAATCGCTGGCCTGAAAGGCGCTAACGAAGACCAGAACGTGGGTATCAAAGTTGCGCTGCGCGCAATGGAAGCTCCTCTGCGTCAGATCGTTATCAACGCCGGTGAAGAAGCCTCTGTTATCGCCAACAACGTGAAAGCGGGCGAAGGCAGCTACGGTTATAACGCTTACTCTGAAGAGTACGGCGATATGATCGAAATGGGTATCTTGGATCCAACCAAAGTAACTCGTTCTGCTCTGCAGTACGCAGCGTCTATCGCTGGCCTGATGATTACTACCGAATGCATGGTTACCGATCTGCGTGATGATAAAGCAGATATGGGTGCCGCTGGTGGTATGGGCGGAATGGGCGGAATGGGCGGCATGATGTAA
- a CDS encoding FxsA family protein: protein MRWLPLMLVFLFVYIEISIFIKVAAVLGVALTLLLVVLTSCLGASLVRHQGMKTLMQMQQKMAMGESPAAEMVKSVSLVMAGFLLILPGFFTDFLGLLLILPPVQKHLTLKLLPYFSFSRSGGSFGGGDFGGSQGGNTFDGEFERKDENRPPLDNRLDHKDDRYKDDK, encoded by the coding sequence TTGCGCTGGTTACCGCTCATGTTGGTATTTCTGTTTGTTTATATAGAAATATCTATTTTTATTAAGGTCGCCGCAGTGCTTGGGGTTGCCCTGACATTGTTGCTCGTGGTCCTGACTTCTTGCCTCGGGGCTTCGCTCGTTCGTCATCAGGGAATGAAAACGCTGATGCAGATGCAGCAGAAGATGGCGATGGGGGAAAGTCCAGCCGCAGAAATGGTGAAAAGCGTTTCGTTGGTGATGGCGGGCTTTTTGCTCATCCTGCCCGGTTTTTTCACCGACTTTTTAGGCCTGCTGCTAATTTTGCCTCCGGTACAAAAGCATCTAACGCTTAAACTATTACCGTATTTCAGTTTTTCTCGCTCCGGCGGCAGTTTCGGTGGCGGTGATTTTGGTGGATCTCAAGGTGGGAACACCTTTGACGGGGAGTTTGAACGCAAAGATGAGAACCGTCCGCCGCTAGATAATCGTCTCGATCATAAAGACGATAGATACAAAGACGACAAATAA